In Plasmodium falciparum 3D7 genome assembly, chromosome: 8, the following proteins share a genomic window:
- a CDS encoding phosphorylated CTD interacting factor 1 WW domain-containing protein, putative, whose product MLDIKDEYKLQDEFIKLRRILINIFCYELFYSPNKKLKNRLLYIIRKSECYKKCCFLFNGEYNNVHNDDEFCVCAYKKYRQKINKIFKRFMMKKNKYNKRKKKEKDNKLYTYCELRKNICFMEKEIFNRLFFNINIRYSNYVIERKYMYLYFLFIKFMGVLKKKKKQYIINNNNNNVSKKDKPCCFIDSLLSHFCIKQFSLFINYLLKGKRDNIYFELLKGEIKSTFFNLNIDKNRYKKENVHIYQKKYTNFCHSIVIYKYKPIIKYEKKIHNNINKKKIYIYYYIKYLLQKKNNSYNFSINRFYYIKHRNRTQDIFLNIPKKKNIYIFSVNINSFKCVINKFIYNDFYYNLLNSIFYSIINIPLQYVCDTYIYYLYCYDSDLKNDENLLCVHEEYNNNINKNMENNNNINKNMENNNNINKNMVNNYNNNNDIYNDIYNDIYNYNHIYNYNHIYNYNHIYNYNHIYNDNNKTDKCNNTCNIKKHKDKFIHFLKYLFISSDQYEKDIKNNLPYSQRSFLFYFINHIKGLLKNNIRNMLYLTISNVHKIIYNDMSLEYIFYLFLFYFIFLDIKIYCTIFINLEKTSLSYEEIKIFKYFIKGSTDHIKNEKTKKKKKKKSNIKNDICNNIKNTNVYNPTKNYNYNNNNNEKVSDYFHICLICSYNILNQDKIFMMEKIKILFYIIYYILYINHFSCDKNQHDTFLRYFLFYTFQKKSTLFNIYPLLSKTQKWLPDEYKDNLLINYVVHTCCSFTKKKIQKDLKKYLIKLLISKKHKYYQYFIKLLNEEDKNIAYFKKDIFKNTHAINEYKNIHYNKNTKNEQIYNNFINNNYKVKYNHEIISSINKNSFVKDQRIYLYNKQILYYQQQFYNYVFYMFRTFYENLKLFLLPLLQNIYHNRLIYINVYMYLFMIRSYYYIQKKKKINIKNVKCEKCKIYKKCKKYQNNICYYYYYYYYYYRNNNYNNKLLINYSSEGQVLNIKDITCTKKSKERKQSIILKYYIINLCIHLYNYYLFMLKKNKVKKCNKMFLRKYLKLLLYIGRNILHICTHPQHYIPFLCKMINFVNMYIYKYVECYNDISCIYSIKNEKMKYKNRSPSILYRFFLITKQTTNMSIHNIKKKKKKKNFCKKNKTYFIITNGNHNIYLEKYIKKILLNKGVQNIFHNIYVHIKEDSFSVQTKQNFIIFKLKYKEDDNTNTLQNIYYQINGKKYFVFDNLYKLKKTYKINYIILCLLFYRYCYFFYTYNSFIFSYLFTNIFCICIDCLNKYVIVKNCQDKKKERCQDNSHDCFYKQNGILKKNRNHILIKNFYYLIFFLLIRYHTIIGNISHSGLQNCIPKRIMNALKKYMNVNVECFSSPFNSVLENYCSFFSDIDIFFGSKGDFFKYTLKSGVYEVNPPFDIFLINKLIIYILFKLKMDVNHLTFFLIIPYMKDINYYYELLFSSSYLSHFFILQRNTYTFSTRLFEGRENEYISTCDCFVFILQNKKAQIENRIPKKRVLKIKKLWQNVDHI is encoded by the exons atgttagaTATTAAGGATGAGTATAAATTACAAGatgaatttattaaattaagaagaatattaataaatatcttTTGCTATGAACTGTTTTATTCTCcgaataaaaaattaaaaaatagattattgtatataataagaaaaagtgAATGTTATAAGAAATGttgttttttgtttaatggtgaatataataatgtacataatgatgatgaattTTGTGTATGtgcttataaaaaatatagacaaaagataaataaaattttcaaacgttttatgatgaaaaagaataaatataataaaaggaaaaaaaaagaaaaggacaataaattatatacatattgtgagttaagaaaaaatatttgttttatggAAAAGGAAATTTTTAAtagattattttttaatattaatattagatATTCTAATTATGTGatagaaagaaaatatatgtatttatatttcttgttcataaaatttatgggtgtattaaaaaaaaaaaaaaaacaatatataataaacaacaacaataataatgttagTAAAAAGGATAAGCCTTGTTGTTTCATAGATTCTTTGTTGTCCCATTTTTGTATAAAACagttttcattatttattaattactTATTAAAGGGGAAAAGGgacaatatttattttgaattattGAAAGGAGAAATTAAAAgtactttttttaatttaaacatagataaaaatagatacaaaaaagaaaatgtacatatatatcagaagaaatatacaaatttttGTCATtctattgttatatataaatataaaccaataataaaatatgaaaaaaaaattcataacaatattaataaaaaaaaaatatatatatattattatatcaaatatcttcttcagaaaaaaaataattcatataatttttccatAAACAGATTTTATTACATTAAACATAGAAATAGGACAcaagatatttttttaaatattccaaaaaagaaaaatatatatatttttagtgTCAATATTAATAGTTTTAAATgtgttataaataaatttatatataacgatttttattacaatttattaaattctattttttatagtataataaatatacccTTACAATATGTATGTGatacgtatatatattatttatattgttatgaTAGTGACCTTAAAAATGATGAGAATTTATTATGTGTAcatgaagaatataataacaacataaataaaaacatggaaaataataacaacataaataaaaacatggaaaataataacaacataaataaaaacatggTAAATAactacaataataataatgatatttataatgatatttataatgatatttataattataatcatatttataattataatcatatttataattataatcatatttataattataatcatatttataatgataataataaaacagacaaatgtaataatacgtgtaatataaaaaaacataaagacaaatttatacatttcttaaaatatttgtttatatcatcagatcaatatgaaaaagatataaagaataatCTACCATATTCACAAAggtcttttcttttttattttattaatcatataaaaggattgttgaaaaataatataagaaatatgttatatttaacTATAAGCAATGTgcacaaaattatatacaatgACATGTCCttggaatatattttttatttatttcttttttattttatttttctagatataaaaatatattgtaccatatttattaatttggaGAAAACATCTTTATCttatgaagaaataaaaatatttaaatattttatcaaaGGTTCTActgatcatataaaaaatgagaaaacaaaaaaaaaaaaaaaaaaaaaaagtaacataaaaaatgatatatgtaataatattaaaaatacaaacGTGTATAACCCTaccaaaaattataattataataataataataatgaaaaggtAAGcgattattttcatatatgtttaatatgttcatataatatactaaATCAAGACAAGATATTTATgatggaaaaaataaaaattctcttttatattatatattatattttatatataaatcattttaGTTGTGATAAAAATCAACATGATACATTTTTAcgttatttccttttttacacttttcaaaaaaaatcgACGTTGTTTAACATATATCCTTTACTTTCAAAAACACAAAAATGGTTACCTGATGAGTATAAGGATAATCTTCTTATAAATTATGTTGTTCATACATGTTGTAGttttactaaaaaaaaaattcaaaaggATTTGAAAAAGTatcttattaaattattaattagtaagaaacataaatattaccaatattttattaaattattaaatgaagaagataaaaatatagcatattttaaaaaagacaTTTTCAAAAATACACATGCGATTAAtgaatataagaatattcattataataaaaataccaaaaatgaacaaatatataataattttataaataataattataaggtAAAATATAACCATGAAATAATATcttctataaataaaaattcatttGTGAAAGATCAAAGAatttatctttataataaacaaatattatattatcaacaacaattttataattatgttttttatatgttcagGACATTCtatgaaaatttaaaattattcttattaccattattacaaaatatttatcacaaccgtttgatatatataaatgtatatatgtatttatttatgatacgttcttattattatatacagaaaaaaaaaaaaataaacatcaAAAATGTGAAATgtgaaaaatgtaaaatatataaaaaatgtaaaaaatatcaaaataatatttgttattattattattattattattattattatcgtaataataattataacaataaattgttaattaattattcatCAGAGGGTCaagtattaaatataaaagatattacATGTACCAAAAAAAGTAAAGAAAGGAAACAatctattattttaaaatattacataatcaatttatgtatacatttatataattattatctatttatgttaaaaaaaaataaggttaaaaaatgtaataaaatgtttttaagAAAATATCTGAAATTACTTCTATATATAGGACGTaacatattacatatatgtacacaCCCTCAGCATTACATACCATTTCTATGTAAGATGATTAATTTTGTCAATATGTATATCTACAAATATGTGGAATGTTATAATGACATATCTTGTATATAttcaataaaaaatgaaaaaatgaaatataaaaacaggTCACCATCTATTCTATATagattttttcttataacaAAACAAACTACCAATATGTccattcataatattaaaaaaaaaaaaaaaaaaaaaaatttctgcaaaaaaaacaagacatattttattataacaaatggaaatcataacatatatttagaaaaatatataaagaaaatattattaaacaaAGGGGTGCAAAATATATTCCAcaatatttatgtacatataaaagaGGATTCTTTTTCTGTACAAACAAAAcagaattttataatttttaaacttaaatataaagaagatGATAACACAAATACTTTACAGAATATTTATTACCAAATTAAtgggaaaaaatattttgtttttgataatttatataaattaaaaaagacatataaaataaattatataattttatgtttaCTATTTTATAGATAttgttatttcttttatacatacaattcttttattttttcgtatctttttacaaatattttttgtatatgtaTTGATTGtcttaataaatatgttattgTAAAAAATTGTCAAGATAAAAAGAAGGAAAGGTGTCAAGATAATAGTCAtgattgtttttataaacaaaatggcattttaaaaaaaaacaggaATCATAtcttaattaaaaatttttattatttgattttctttttattaatacgTTATCATACAATCATTGGAAATATTTCTCATTCGGGTTTACAA aATTGTATACCCAAGAGAATAATGAACgctttaaaaaaatacatgaaTGTAAATGTAGAATGTTTTTCTTCCCCATTCAATTCTGTTTTAGAAAActattgttctttttttagtgacattgatattttttttggaagTAAAGGTGATTTCTTCAAATATACCTTAAAAAGTGGCGTATATGAAGTCAACCCTCCTTTTGATATTTTTCTAATTAATAagttgataatatatattttgttcaaGTTAAAAATGGATGTAAATCATCTaaccttttttttaattattcctTATATGAaggatataaattattactatgagttattattttcttcgtCTTATCTATcacattttttcatattacaaaggaatacatatacattttcAACCAGATTATTTGAAGGAag ggagaatgaatatatatcaacGTGTGAttgttttgtatttattttgcaaaataaaaaagcacAAATTGAAAATAGGATTCCTAAGAAAAgagtattaaaaataaaaaagttatGGCAAAATGTTGATcatatttaa
- a CDS encoding dynein light chain 1: MSRTMAKEATFSNCIKNWEQKNGKKICDEEEVSFICNIPLIEKLDNSINTLEKCKRLSLSTNRIEKLIPMSGLKNIEILSLGRNCIKKIQYLEDISGTLKQLWLSYNYIDKLDNLQSLKKLQVLYIFHNKIKSIEEIDKLNTLPELVELGLKGNPIYEGKTNEYMKLLILKKLPQLKIVDNETITEKQRNDALTFEILP, from the exons ATGAGTAGAACGATGGCAAAAGAAGCTACCTTTTCaaattgtataaaaaattgGGAACAGAAAAATg ggaaaaaaatatgtgatgaagaagaagttagttttatttgtaatatccCTTTAATCGAAAAATTAGATAACAGTATTAATACATTAGAAAAATGTAAACGTTTATCCTTATCAACTAACCGGatagaaaaattaatacCCATGTCCGGGCtga AAAATATCGAAATTTTGTCCCTCGGAAGAAATTGTATTAAAAAGATTCAATACCTTGAAGATATAAGTGGAACATTAAAACAGCTATGGTTATCTTACAATTATATTGATAAGCTAGATAATTTACAGTccttaaaaaaattacaagttctttatatattccataacaaaataaaaagtattgAAGAAATAGACAAACTG AATACATTGCCAGAACTTGTGGAGCTGGGTTTGAAAGGAAATCCCATATATGAAGGAAAAACAAAC gaatatatgaaattacTCATTCTGAAAAAATTACCACAATTAAAAATTGTAGACAATGAAACg ATAACAGAAAAACAAAGAAACGATGCCTTAACATTTGAAATTTTACCATga
- a CDS encoding ribosomal protein L4, mitochondrial, putative, producing the protein MHLTNKLTKNISFFYHVPLFQKRKLTTFALRKKYIWKNNTHTKKNDEKKIMTCSGDFIEKKKKNYEWEIERKEEEEEEEEEQDEECSENDIEVMNKEVACNINNDIKIKENNKINVDDDISVCDEYKFLFERPKHFAHIDDEPIIRRPGCIIDIKTLLRNNWSFPAVGFNSKLEIPIYKFEADENDDNIKYISVPNDIFGLPIRSDILHKCYYFYRTALAGYTERMQLYKWEWPGSTKKYRSQKKSGKARMNWRKTCGRYLGVKNHPIRPFDQKTNINRKFLWKGMKILLSAKFAQDQIKVVDNFLIKSHKTKYTVKYLRNILGKNCNSALLVHEGKTDVNDNFLWACANIASVKRENVEGVNIYNLLKYRYVVFTYKALKNIIYELKIYPYKMKWLPTYATPNNTQAPIPEKVKNWNFLWLEKKKRNNFSKFDKETLKKRIQEWKWSSDIKGALKVKKHDPYKNFILTKFQCNDPVPEYIKYEYLFNVDDDPHEDNDYEEHFHMLDEILNDDEDLPTISSLSSLQGLEKDDNVQSEEHYEDDIYNDEGVNDINEDELGNINFEDTKD; encoded by the exons ATGCATTTAACAAATAAACTGACAAagaatatttcctttttctatCATGTTCCattatttcaaaaaagaaaattgaCAACTTTCGCtttaaggaaaaaatatatatggaaaaataatacacacacaaaaaaaaatgatgagaaaaaaattatgactTGTTCAGGTGATttcatagaaaaaaaaaaaaaaaattatgaatggGAAATTGAAAggaaagaagaagaagaagaagaagaagaagaacaGGATGAAGAATGTTCGGAAAATGACATTGAAGTTATGAATAAAGAAGTAGcatgtaatattaataatgatattaaaattaaagagaataataaaataaatgtggATGATGATATATCCGTATGtgatgaatataaatttctttttgaGAGACCAAAACATTTTGCTCATATTGATGATGAGCCAATTATCAGAAGACCTGGATGTATTAttgatataaaaacattattaAGAAATAATTGGAGTTTTCCTGCTGTTGGTTTTAATAGTAAATTAGAAATTCCgatatataaatttgaaGCAGATGAAAacgatgataatataaaatatataagtgtTCCGAACGATATTTTTGGATTACCAATAAGATCagatatattacataaatgttattatttttataggaCGGCTTTAGCTGGGTATACTGAAAGAAtgcaattatataaatgggAATGGCCAGGTAGTACTAAAAAATATCGAAGTCAAAAAAAGAGTGGTAAAGCAAGAATGAATTGGAGAAAAACATGTGGTAGATATTTAGGTGTGAAAAATCATCCTATAAGACCTTTTGATCAAAAAACTAATATAAATAGGAAATTTTTATGGAAAggtatgaaaatattattatcagcAAAATTTGCTCAAGATCAAATAAAAGTTGTTGATaactttttaattaaatctcataaaacaaaatatactgtaaaatatttaagaaatattCTAGGAAAGAATTGTAATAGTGCTTTGCTAGTTCATGAGGGAAAAACAGATGTGaatgataattttttatggGCATGTGCTAATATAGCAAGTGTAAAAAGAGAAAATGTGGAAGGagttaatatttataatttattaaaatatagataTGTTGTGTTCACATATAAagctttaaaaaatattatatatgaattaaaaatttatccatataaaatgaaatggCTACCTACCTATGCAACTCCTAATAATACCCAAGCACCAATACCAGAAAAAGTGAAAAACTGGAATTTTTTATggttagaaaaaaaaaaaagaaacaatttTTCCAAATTTGATAAAGagacattaaaaaaaagaattcaaGAATGGAAATGGTCAAGTGATATAAAAGGTGCTCTAAAAGTCAAAAAGCATGAtccatataaaaattttattctcACCAAATTTCAGTGTAATGATCCTGTAccagaatatataaaatatgaatatttatttaatgtgGATGATGACCCTCATGAGGATAACGATTATGAGGAACACTTTCACATGCTTGATGAAATATTGAATGATGACGAGGATTTACCTACTATATCAAGTTTGTCTTCTTTAcaag GTTTAGAAAAGGATGATAATGTACAATCTGAGGAACACTATGAAGATGATATATACAATGATGAAGGTGTGAACGATATAAATGAAGACGAATTAGGAAACATTAATTTCGAAGATACAAAGGATTAA
- a CDS encoding protein transport protein SEC23, with amino-acid sequence MDIHAQENQTGIRFSWNLWPPTKAEAAKIEVPLGCLYTVLKRTDDSSVKLVEYEPLKCKTSNCILNPYCNIDFRNKTWTCPFSNIKNPFPLHYAEHISEKNLPADVMYSNIEYIQPSNVGDIPPPTFLFVIDTCLLEEELEQLKDSIQQCISLMPGDAYIGIITFGNMCYVHEIGFNDCLKSYVFKGNKEISAQDLQKQLNLGSRNDPRSSTTSASARRFLQPVSECEYNINMLLEDIQKDNWPTPPDQRAKRCTGVALSVAIGLLECCCNQLSGRVMMFIGGADTTSPGKIVDTPLSESLRHHLDLQKENSNARHVKKALKYYVSLANRAVASGHAIDIFACSLDQIGLYEMKVCCEKTNGFMVMADSFSMNVFKDSFKKIFETDSTEYIKHGYNAKLTVICSKEFRVCGAIGACSSNKKTANYVSDTCVGEGGTCEWTICALDRQSTIAFYFEIVNQNLASLPPDRQAYLQFQTLYQHPSGRRRLRVTTISYRFAEPNIAEISQGFDQETAAVIMARFAVLKAETDEPIDVLRWLDRKLIRLVSTFADYQKDDINSFHLSSEFSIYPQFMYHLRRSHFLQTFNASPDETAYYRSILLRENVMNSLIMIQPALLQYSFDSPTPIPVLLDAQSLKSNVILLLDSYFHIVIWYGEMIYQWREQGFHEKPEYEHFRQLLNAPHEDAKSILEDRFPIPKFVLCNSGGSQSRFLLAKVNPSTTHNSLSGSTFGTSSNESYIINTDDVSLKIFMDHLVKLAVQT; translated from the exons atggaTATACATGCACAAGAGAATCAGACGGGTATTCGTTTTAGCTGGAACTTATGGCCACCCACAAAAGCAGAAGCAGCAAAAATAGAAGTACCCTTAGGGTGTTTATATACAGTATTAAAAAGGACAGATGATAGTAGCGTTAAGTTAGTAGAATATGAGCCTTTAAAATGTAAAACTAGTAATTGTATTTTAAATCCTTATTGTAATATTGATTTTAGAAATAAGACATGGACATGTCCTTTCTCAAATATCAAGAATCCATTTCCTTTACATTATGCAGAGCATATATCAGAGAAG aaTTTGCCTGCCGATGTTATGTACTCCAATATTGAATACATCCAACCTTCCAATGTAGGAGATATTCCCCCTCCAACGTTTTTATTCGTCATCGATACTTGTTTACTAGAAGAAGAGCTAGAACAATTAAAAGATTCAATTCAACAATGTATTAGTTTAATGCCTGGGGATGCTTACATAGGTATAATTACTTTTGGTAATATGTGTTATGTTCATGAAATTGGTTTTAACGATTGTTTGAAATCTTATGTATTTAAGGGGAATAAAGAAATAAGTGCTCAAGATTTACAAAAACAATTAAATTTAGGTAGTAGAAATGATCCTCGTAGTTCCACAACATCTGCTTCTGCTCGTCGATTTTTACAACCCGTTAGTGAatgtgaatataatataaatatgttattagAAGATATACAAAAAGATAACTGGCCAACTCCACCAGATCAAAGAGCTAAAAGATGTACCGGTGTAGCATTGAGTGTTGCTATTGGTTTATTAGAATGTTGTTGTAATCAATTAAGTGGTCGTGTTATGATGTTTATAGGTGGAGCAGATACTACTTCCCCTGGTAAAATTGTAGATACGCCTTTAAGTGAATCGTTAAGACATCATTTAGAtttacaaaaagaaaattcgAATGCTAGACATGTTAAAAAagctttaaaatattatgtatcaCTAGCTAATAGAGCTGTAGCATCTGGTCATGCTATTGATATATTTGCATGTTCATTAGATCAAATAGGTTTATATGAAATGAAGGTTTGTTGTGAAAAGACAAATGGTTTTATGGTTATGGCAGATTCATTTTCTATGAATGTATTTAAagattcttttaaaaaaatatttgaaacGGATTCGacggaatatataaaacatggTTACAATGCAAAATTGACGGTTATTTGTTCAAAAGAATTTAGAGTATGTGGTGCAATCGGTGCATGTtcaagtaataaaaaaacagcTAACTATGTATCTGATACGTGTGTTGGAGAAGGTGGTACATGTGAATGGACTATATGTGCATTAGATAGACAATCAACAATtgctttttattttgaaatagTAAATCAGAATTTGGCTTCCTTACCTCCAGATAGACAAGCGTATTTACAATTCCAAACATTATATCAGCATCCTAGTGGAAGAAGAAGATTACGTGTTACTACAATATCTTATAGATTTGCAGAACCTAATATAGCAGAAATATCGCAAGGTTTTGATCAAGAAACTGCTGCTGTTATTATGGCTCGATTTGCTGTATTAAAAGCAGAAACAGATGAACCTATAGATGTATTAAGATGGCTTGATAGAAAACTTATTAGATTAGTTAGTACTTTTGCAGATTATCAAAAAGATGATATtaattcttttcatttatcTTCCGAATTTTCTATATATCCTCAATTTATGTATCATTTAAGAAGATCTCATTTTTTACAAACGTTTAATGCAAGTCCTGATGAAACAGCATACTATAGAAGTATATTATTAAGAGAAAATGTTATGAATTCATTAATTATGATACAGCCAGCATTACTTCAATATTCATTTGATTCCCCAACTCCAATACCAGTATTATTAGATGCACAATCTTTAAAATCAAATGTAATACTTTTATTAGATTCATATTTCCATATAGTTATATGGTATGGAGAAATGATATATCAATGGAGAGAACAGGGTTTTCATGAGAAGCCAGAATATGAGCATTTTAGACAATTATTGAATGCACCACATGAAGATGCTAAATCCATTTTAGAAGATAGATTTCCTATACCTAAATTTGTTTTATGTAATAGTGGTGGTAGTCAAAGTAGATTTTTATTAGCTAAGGTGAATCCATCAACAACACATAATTCGTTAAGTGGTAGTACCTTTGGTACATCTAGTAATGAatcttatataattaatacagATGATgtttctttaaaaatatttatggaTCATTTAGTAAAGTTAGCAGTACAAACttaa
- a CDS encoding mediator of RNA polymerase II transcription subunit 7, putative: MADENYVSGYPPPPYYYKEYQSVDIKKLMEMSNFKSTDEKSFLEHMKNSYDVIYDVDTNTYIKNIESIDNIKNCNFIMGRPPPLPLRNSYNVFGIDYELQRNIEELDSDEILYDEKKNLKEEFIRLYKIYKETFFLLFDDIVNNRKDDKSKIKHLTKIHVNLFHILAKLRHYQTINNIINVLKIQLKKRQIAIDKMKISLLNVYQYINFVQTNYGNNKMIKNEENQEKKNKKKN, encoded by the coding sequence ATGGCGGATGAAAATTACGTTTCGGGGTATCCCCCACCTCCGTACTACTATAAAGAATATCAGAGTGTCGATATTAAGAAACTCATGGAAATGAGTAATTTTAAATCTACTGATGAAAAATCGTTTTTAGAACACATGAAAAATTCGTATGATGTTATATACGACGTCGatacaaatacatatataaaaaatatagaaagtattgataatataaaaaattgtaattTTATAATGGGAAGACCACCACCATTACCATTAAGAAATAGCTACAATGTTTTTGGTATCGATTATGAATTACAAAGAAATATCGAAGAATTAGATTCtgatgaaatattatatgatgaaaaaaaaaacttaaaaGAAGAGTTTAttagattatataaaatatataaagaaaccttttttcttttatttgatGATATTGTTAATAATAGAAAAGATGATAAATCAAAAATTAAACACCTAACCAAAATTCATGTTAATTTATTCCATATATTAGCAAAATTAAGACACTATCAaacaattaataatattattaatgttcTTAAAATACAACTTAAAAAAAGACAAATAGCTAttgataaaatgaaaataagtCTCCTCAAtgtatatcaatatataaattttgtacAAACAAATTATGGAAATAACAAAATgattaaaaatgaagagaaccaggaaaaaaaaaacaaaaaaaaaaattaa
- a CDS encoding small nuclear ribonucleoprotein G, putative: MTLTVGKAGPASDFRKFMEKRLQIYLNGNRQVVGILRGYDTFMNLVLDNTMEIKKDEQIDIGVVVIRGNSISYWECLDKVNIK, from the exons atGACTTTAACTGTTGGAAAGGCAGGACCAGCATCTGATTTTCGAAAATTTATGGAAAAGAGATTGCAAa tTTACTTAAATGGTAATAGACAAGTTGTCGGAATATTAAGAGGCTATGACACATTTATGAATTTAGTTTTAGATAATACAATGGAgataaaaaaagatgaacAAATTGATATAGGTGTGGTTGTAATAAGAGGAAATAGTATATCTTATTGGGAATGTTTAGACAAagttaatataaaatga